One Brassica napus cultivar Da-Ae chromosome C4, Da-Ae, whole genome shotgun sequence genomic region harbors:
- the LOC106347826 gene encoding serine carboxypeptidase-like 7 isoform X2, giving the protein MANANVSSVLQLLFLLIILSGNAVDSTSIIKYLPGFEGPLPFEFETGYIGVGEEEQVQLFYYFIKSERNPEEDPLLLWLSGGPGCSSISGLLYENGPVTVKFEVYNGTLPSLIATTYSWTKISSIIYLDQPVGTGFSYSRTQLASKPSDSGEVKLIHEFLQKWLNKRQEFLSNPFYAGGDSYSGMVLPALVQEISKGNYLCCKPPINLQGYVLGNPVTDIEFDYNHRIPFTHGMALISDELYESMKRICKGEYETVDPSNKECLKLVEEYHKCTDRINYSLVTTPLCEDDPSPDCYDYRYVLTTYWANDESVRRALHINKESKGKWVRCDWDMPYTNDIKSSVPYHMNNSINGYPSLIFSGDHDMYVPSLGTQAWIRSLNYSVTDDWRPWMIGDQIAGYTRTYANQMTFATIKGGGHTPEYKPKESYIMFQRWISGQPL; this is encoded by the exons ATGGCTAACGCCAACGTTTCCTCTGTCCTGcagcttctttttcttcttattatcTTGTCTGGCAATGCTGTTGATTCTACCTCTATCATCAAGTATCTTCCTGGTTTTGAAGGTCCTCTTCCTTTTGAGTTCGAAACCGG GTATATTGGTGTTGGTGAGGAAGAGCAAGTGCAGTTGTTCTACTACTTCATCAAATCTGAAAGGAATCCAGAAGAAGACCCTCTTCTTCTCTGGTTAAGTGGAGGACCTGGTTGCTCTTCAATCTCCGGTCTTCTTTACGAGAACG GGCCTGTGACTGTGAAATTTGAGGTTTACAATGGGACTCTTCCTTCCTTGATCGCTACTACATATTCATGGACTAAG ATATCAAGTATAATATATTTGGATCAGCCTGTTGGAACTGGCTTCTCCTACTCAAGAACTCAACTTGCTAGCAAACCAAGTGATTCAGGAGAAGTCAAGCTGATCCACGAGTTTCTTCaaaag TGGCTAAACAAGCGTCAAGAGTTTTTGTCCAACCCTTTTTATGCAGGTGGAGATTCTTATTCCGGTATGGTTCTTCCCGCACTCGTTCAAGAAATCTCAAAAGGAAACTATTTATGCTGCAAACCTCCAATAAACCTTCAGGGCTACGTGCTCGGAAACCCTGTAACCGATATTGAGTTTGATTATAACCATCGCATTCCGTTTACTCATGGAATGGCACTGATCTCTGATGAACTTTACGAG TCGATGAAGAGAATCTGCAAAGGAGAGTATGAAACTGTTGATCCAAGTAACAAGGAATGCTTGAAACTCGTTGAAGAATATCATAAGTGCACTGATAGAATAAACTACTCACTTGTCACGACGCCATTGTGCGAAGATGACCCATCTCCCGATTGCTAT GATTATCGGTACGTGTTAACTACCTACTGGGCCAATGATGAGAGTGTGCGCAGGGCTCTTCACATTAATAAG GAGAGTAAAGGGAAATGGGTACGTTGTGACTGGGATATGCCTTACACTAATGACATCAAAAGCAGTGTACCATACCATATGAATAACAGCATCAATGGCTATCCTTCTCTCATCTTCAG TGGTGATCATGACATGTATGTGCCTTCCCTTGGAACTCAAGCTTGGATTAGATCGCTTAACTATTCTGTCACTGATGACTGGAGACCTTGGATGATAGGCGATCAAATCGCTGG ATACACGAGGACTTATGCCAATCAAATGACATTTGCCACAATCAAA GGAGGAGGACACACTCCAGAGTATAAACCAAAAGAGAGTTATATCATGTTCCAAAGGTGGATCAGTGGCCAACCTCTTTAG
- the LOC106347826 gene encoding serine carboxypeptidase-like 7 isoform X1: MANANVSSVLQLLFLLIILSGNAVDSTSIIKYLPGFEGPLPFEFETGYIGVGEEEQVQLFYYFIKSERNPEEDPLLLWLSGGPGCSSISGLLYENGPVTVKFEVYNGTLPSLIATTYSWTKISSIIYLDQPVGTGFSYSRTQLASKPSDSGEVKLIHEFLQKWLNKRQEFLSNPFYAGGDSYSGMVLPALVQEISKGNYLCCKPPINLQGYVLGNPVTDIEFDYNHRIPFTHGMALISDELYESMKRICKGEYETVDPSNKECLKLVEEYHKCTDRINYSLVTTPLCEDDPSPDCYDYRYVLTTYWANDESVRRALHINKDEKLWLQESKGKWVRCDWDMPYTNDIKSSVPYHMNNSINGYPSLIFSGDHDMYVPSLGTQAWIRSLNYSVTDDWRPWMIGDQIAGYTRTYANQMTFATIKGGGHTPEYKPKESYIMFQRWISGQPL; this comes from the exons ATGGCTAACGCCAACGTTTCCTCTGTCCTGcagcttctttttcttcttattatcTTGTCTGGCAATGCTGTTGATTCTACCTCTATCATCAAGTATCTTCCTGGTTTTGAAGGTCCTCTTCCTTTTGAGTTCGAAACCGG GTATATTGGTGTTGGTGAGGAAGAGCAAGTGCAGTTGTTCTACTACTTCATCAAATCTGAAAGGAATCCAGAAGAAGACCCTCTTCTTCTCTGGTTAAGTGGAGGACCTGGTTGCTCTTCAATCTCCGGTCTTCTTTACGAGAACG GGCCTGTGACTGTGAAATTTGAGGTTTACAATGGGACTCTTCCTTCCTTGATCGCTACTACATATTCATGGACTAAG ATATCAAGTATAATATATTTGGATCAGCCTGTTGGAACTGGCTTCTCCTACTCAAGAACTCAACTTGCTAGCAAACCAAGTGATTCAGGAGAAGTCAAGCTGATCCACGAGTTTCTTCaaaag TGGCTAAACAAGCGTCAAGAGTTTTTGTCCAACCCTTTTTATGCAGGTGGAGATTCTTATTCCGGTATGGTTCTTCCCGCACTCGTTCAAGAAATCTCAAAAGGAAACTATTTATGCTGCAAACCTCCAATAAACCTTCAGGGCTACGTGCTCGGAAACCCTGTAACCGATATTGAGTTTGATTATAACCATCGCATTCCGTTTACTCATGGAATGGCACTGATCTCTGATGAACTTTACGAG TCGATGAAGAGAATCTGCAAAGGAGAGTATGAAACTGTTGATCCAAGTAACAAGGAATGCTTGAAACTCGTTGAAGAATATCATAAGTGCACTGATAGAATAAACTACTCACTTGTCACGACGCCATTGTGCGAAGATGACCCATCTCCCGATTGCTAT GATTATCGGTACGTGTTAACTACCTACTGGGCCAATGATGAGAGTGTGCGCAGGGCTCTTCACATTAATAAG GACGAGAAACTATGGTTGCAGGAGAGTAAAGGGAAATGGGTACGTTGTGACTGGGATATGCCTTACACTAATGACATCAAAAGCAGTGTACCATACCATATGAATAACAGCATCAATGGCTATCCTTCTCTCATCTTCAG TGGTGATCATGACATGTATGTGCCTTCCCTTGGAACTCAAGCTTGGATTAGATCGCTTAACTATTCTGTCACTGATGACTGGAGACCTTGGATGATAGGCGATCAAATCGCTGG ATACACGAGGACTTATGCCAATCAAATGACATTTGCCACAATCAAA GGAGGAGGACACACTCCAGAGTATAAACCAAAAGAGAGTTATATCATGTTCCAAAGGTGGATCAGTGGCCAACCTCTTTAG
- the LOC106347826 gene encoding serine carboxypeptidase-like 7 isoform X3, with product MANANVSSVLQLLFLLIILSGNAVDSTSIIKYLPGFEGPLPFEFETGYIGVGEEEQVQLFYYFIKSERNPEEDPLLLWLSGGPGCSSISGLLYENGPVTVKFEVYNGTLPSLIATTYSWTKISSIIYLDQPVGTGFSYSRTQLASKPSDSGEVKLIHEFLQKWLNKRQEFLSNPFYAGGDSYSGMVLPALVQEISKGNYLCCKPPINLQGYVLGNPVTDIEFDYNHRIPFTHGMALISDELYESMKRICKGEYETVDPSNKECLKLVEEYHKCTDRINYSLVTTPLCEDDPSPDCYDYRYVLTTYWANDESVRRALHINKESKGKWVRCDWDMPYTNDIKSSVPYHMNNSINGYPSLIFSGDHDMYVPSLGTQAWIRSLNYSVTDDWRPWMIGDQIAGYTRTYANQMTFATIKASLFFDTLQSINQKRVISCSKGGSVANLFSNKSKSKSRTGHWDIVRS from the exons ATGGCTAACGCCAACGTTTCCTCTGTCCTGcagcttctttttcttcttattatcTTGTCTGGCAATGCTGTTGATTCTACCTCTATCATCAAGTATCTTCCTGGTTTTGAAGGTCCTCTTCCTTTTGAGTTCGAAACCGG GTATATTGGTGTTGGTGAGGAAGAGCAAGTGCAGTTGTTCTACTACTTCATCAAATCTGAAAGGAATCCAGAAGAAGACCCTCTTCTTCTCTGGTTAAGTGGAGGACCTGGTTGCTCTTCAATCTCCGGTCTTCTTTACGAGAACG GGCCTGTGACTGTGAAATTTGAGGTTTACAATGGGACTCTTCCTTCCTTGATCGCTACTACATATTCATGGACTAAG ATATCAAGTATAATATATTTGGATCAGCCTGTTGGAACTGGCTTCTCCTACTCAAGAACTCAACTTGCTAGCAAACCAAGTGATTCAGGAGAAGTCAAGCTGATCCACGAGTTTCTTCaaaag TGGCTAAACAAGCGTCAAGAGTTTTTGTCCAACCCTTTTTATGCAGGTGGAGATTCTTATTCCGGTATGGTTCTTCCCGCACTCGTTCAAGAAATCTCAAAAGGAAACTATTTATGCTGCAAACCTCCAATAAACCTTCAGGGCTACGTGCTCGGAAACCCTGTAACCGATATTGAGTTTGATTATAACCATCGCATTCCGTTTACTCATGGAATGGCACTGATCTCTGATGAACTTTACGAG TCGATGAAGAGAATCTGCAAAGGAGAGTATGAAACTGTTGATCCAAGTAACAAGGAATGCTTGAAACTCGTTGAAGAATATCATAAGTGCACTGATAGAATAAACTACTCACTTGTCACGACGCCATTGTGCGAAGATGACCCATCTCCCGATTGCTAT GATTATCGGTACGTGTTAACTACCTACTGGGCCAATGATGAGAGTGTGCGCAGGGCTCTTCACATTAATAAG GAGAGTAAAGGGAAATGGGTACGTTGTGACTGGGATATGCCTTACACTAATGACATCAAAAGCAGTGTACCATACCATATGAATAACAGCATCAATGGCTATCCTTCTCTCATCTTCAG TGGTGATCATGACATGTATGTGCCTTCCCTTGGAACTCAAGCTTGGATTAGATCGCTTAACTATTCTGTCACTGATGACTGGAGACCTTGGATGATAGGCGATCAAATCGCTGG ATACACGAGGACTTATGCCAATCAAATGACATTTGCCACAATCAAAGCAAGTCTTTTCTTT GACACACTCCAGAGTATAAACCAAAAGAGAGTTATATCATGTTCCAAAGGTGGATCAGTGGCCAACCTCTTTAGCAACAAGTCCAAGTCAAAGTCCAGGACCGGTCATTGGGATATAGTTAGATCATGA